A window of the Brassica napus cultivar Da-Ae chromosome C5, Da-Ae, whole genome shotgun sequence genome harbors these coding sequences:
- the LOC106358393 gene encoding phospholipase D beta 1 produces the protein MENYGPRYPYPYPQYPYQPSYQYPPAPYRPPGPGSEQYQHPPPPPYYPYPPPPPYAPPPYASPPPLHQHASGSHSGPLDYPPRSSSPEYHRHSFDYQPSPYPSPYPPHPQGTYAPPPPPPPHYPYQEPPRYAPPETKPQDPPPPPPSKTQAFPEYRRQDCLTSVPNDNVSNSAPSYDELLGGLRISDKPQLSSYPSNSWLSRPADLYGYPNSSFPSNSHLPILDRVDSSSSGYASSESPHGVDMRMTLFGKGSLKVLLLHGNFDIWIYHAKNLPNMDMFHKTLGDVFGGQLNRKITSDPYVSVSVAGAVIGRTYVMSNSENPVWMQHFYVPVAHHAAEVHFVVKDSDVVGSQLIGLVTIPVEQIYSGAKIEGTFPILSSNGKPCKPGANLSLSIQYTPMEKLSVYHHGVGAGPDYQGVPGTYFPLRKGGTVTLYQDAHVPEGMLPGIRLDNGMSYQHGKCWHDMFDAIRQARRLIYITGWSVWHKVRLVRDKVGPASACTLGELLRSKSQEGVRVLLLVWDDPTSRSILGYKTDGVMATHDEETRRFFKHSSVQVLLCPRNAGKRHSWVKQREVGTIYTHHQKNVIVDADAGANRRKIVAFVGGLDLCDGRYDTPQHPLFRTLQTIHKDDFHNPTFTGNLSGCPREPWHDLHSKIDGPAAYDVLTNFEERWLKAAKPSGIKKFKTSYDDALLRIDRIPDIVGVSDTPTISENDPEAWHVQIFRSIDSNSVKGFPKDPKDATYKNLVCGKNVLIDMSIHTAYVKAIRAAQHFIYIENQYFIGSSYNWNAHKDIGANNLIPMEIALKIAEKIRANERFAAYIVIPMWPEGVPTGAATQRILYWQHKTMQMMYETIYKALVETGLEGAFSPQDYLNFFCLGNREMVDGIDNSGTGSPSNANTPQALSRKSRRFMIYVHSKGMVVDDEYVVIGSANINQRSMEGTRDTEIAMGAYQPQHTWARKHSGPRGQIYGYRMSLWAEHMATLDDCFTQPESIECVRKVRTMGERNWEQFAAEEVSDMRGHLLKYPVEVDRKGKVRPLPGSEAFPDVGGNIVGSFIAIQENLTI, from the exons ATGGAGAATTATGGACCACGATATCCCTACCCTTATCCGCAGTACCCATACCAACCTTCTTACCAATACCCACCAGCTCCTTACAGACCTCCGGGTCCCGGTTCAGAGCAATACCAacatcctcctcctccaccttaTTATCCttaccctcctcctcctccttacGCACCACCACCATATGCTTCGCCTCCTCCGCTTCACCAGCACGCTTCAGGCTCTCATTCTGGCCCATTGGACTACCCCCCACGATCATCATCTCCTGAGTATCACCGCCATTCTTTCGACTACCAGCCTTCTCCTTACCCTTCTCCTTATCCTCCTCATCCCCAGGGCACctatgctcctcctcctcctcctcctcctcactATCCCTATCAAGAGCCTCCCCGATACGCCCCTCCTGAAACTAAACCCCAAgaccctcctcctcctccccccTCTAAAACTCAAGCCTTTCCAGAATACCGCAGGCAAGACTGTCTCACTTCTGTGCCTAATGATAACGTAAGCAATTCTGCTCCCTCTTACGATGAACTTCTTGGTGGCCTCCGCATTTCTGACAAACCTCAGCTCTCTTCCTACCCTTCCAACTCCTGGCTTTCCCGTCCTGCCGATTTGTATGGTTACCCTAACAGCTCCTTTCCAAGCAACTCTCACCTCCCTATCTTAGACCGCGTTGATTCCTCTTCTTCTGGCTATGCTTCCTCTGAATCCCCTCATGGTGTCGACATGCGTATGACCCTCTTTGGTAAAGGCTCCTTGAAGGTCCTTTTGCTCCATGGTAATTTTGACATCTGGATCTATCATGCCAAAAACCTCCCTAACATGGACATGTTCCATAAGACTCTCGGTGACGTTTTTGGAGGCCAGCTCAACAGGAAAATTACCAGTGATCCTTACGTCTCTGTATCTGTCGCTGGTGCTGTTATTGGTAGAACCTACGTTATGAGCAACAGTGAAAACCCTGTCTGGATGCAGCATTTTTATGTTCCCGTTGCTCATCATGCTGCTGAAGTTCATTTTGTTGTTAAAGACAGTGATGTTGTTGGTTCTCAGCTTATTGGTTTGGTTACTATCCCCGTCGAACAGATCTACTCTGGCGCCAAAATTGAAGGCACTTTTCCTATTCTTAGCAGTAACGGCAAGCCTTGTAAACCTGGTGCTAATTTATCACTATCCATCCAGTATACTCCTATGGAGAAACTTAGTGTTTATCATCATGGTGTTGGGGCTGGTCCTGATTACCAGGGCGTGCCCGGAACTTATTTTCCCCTTAGAAAAGGCGGAACTGTGACCTTGTACCAAGATGCTCATGTCCCTGAAGGTATGCTCCCTGGTATTAGACTAGACAATGGAATGTCTTACCAACATGGCAAGTGCTGGCATGACATGTTTGATGCCATACGCCAGGCCAGGcgtttaatttatatcactggTTGGTCAGTCTGGCACAAAGTTAGGCTGGTTCGGGATAAAGTAGGTCCTGCGTCAGCATGTACTCTTGGTGAGCTCCTAAGATCAAAGTCCCAAGAAGGTGTGAGAGTCCTGCTTTTGGTTTGGGATGATCCAACTTCACGAAGCATCTTGGGTTATAAAACA GACGGTGTTATGGCCACGCATGATGAGGAGACACGCCGTTTCTTCAAGCACTCCTCAGTTCAAGTCCTGCTCTGCCCCCGTAATGCTGGAAAGCGACATAGTTGGGTCAAGCAGAGG GAAGTTGGGACAATCTATACACACCACCAAAAAAACGTAATAGTGGATGCCGATGCTGGTGCTAACAGAAGGAAAATTGTAGCTTTCGTCGGTGGGCTTGATCTGTGTGATGGCCGATATGACACTCCTCAACATCCTTTGTTTAGGACACTTCAAACAATTCATAAAGATGATTTTCACAACCCTACCTTTACG GGAAACCTTTCTGGATGTCCAAGAGAGCCGTGGCATGACTTGCACAGTAAGATTGATGGCCCGGCTGCATATGATGTGCTAACCAACTTCGAGGAGAGGTGGTTGAAGGCTGCGAAGCCTAGCGGGATCAAGAAGTTTAAGACATCCTATGATGATGCGTTGTTGAGGATCGATAGGATTCCAGATATAGTAGGAGTTTCGGATACCCCTACTATTAGCGAGAACGATCCTGAGGCTTGGCATGTTCAG ATTTTCCGTTCAATCGATTCAAACTCTGTAAAAGGTTTCCCAAAGGATCCAAAAGATGCTACATACAAG AACTTGGTGTGTGGGAAGAACGTGCTCATTGATATGAGCATACACACAGCCTATGTCAAGGCAATTCGTGCAGCTCAACATTTCATATATATTGAGAATCAATATTTCATTGGGTCTTCCTACAATTGGAATGCGCACAAGGACATAG gtgctaataatttgattccTATGGAAATTGCGTTGAAGATAGCTGAAAAGATAAGGGCAAATGAACGCTTTGCTGCATATATAGTCATTCCAATGTGGCCAGAAGGTGTTCCAACTGGTGCTGCTACCCAGAGGATTCTTTATTGGCAG CACAAGACAATGCAGATGATGTATGAAACTATCTACAAGGCGTTAGTGGAGACCGGACTTGAGGGAGCATTCTCCCCACAAGATTACCTCAATTTCTTCTGTCTTGGCAACAGAGAAATGGTGGATGGAATCGATAACTCGGGAACAGGAAGTCCAAGCAACGCAAACACTCCTCAG GCATTGAGTCGGAAAAGCAGAAGGTTTATGATCTATGTTCACTCGAAAGGGATGGTCGTAGATGATGAATACGTAGTAATTGGATCGGCAAATATAAACCAGCGATCAATGGAAGGCACAAGAGATACAGAGATTGCAATGGGAGCTTATCAGCCACAGCATACATGGGCAAGGAAACATTCTGGTCCAAGGGGTCAG ATATATGGATACAGAATGTCGCTGTGGGCAGAGCATATGGCAACATTAGATGACTGTTTCACCCAACCAGAGAGTATAGAATGTGTAAGGAAAGTGAGAACAATGGGGGAGAGAAACTGGGAACAGTTTGCAGCTGAAGAAGTGTCAGACATGAGAGGACATCTTTTAAAGTATCCAGTGGAAGTGGATCGCAAAGGCAAAGTCCGACCACTACCTGGGAGTGAGGCGTTCCCGGACGTGGGAGGTAACATTGTCGGATCGTTCATAGCCATACAGGAGAATCTAACCATTTGA
- the BNAC05G00250D gene encoding uncharacterized protein BNAC05G00250D, with amino-acid sequence MGNRKPVAELIASLEQATLMSHQIGTAVERNQLLQISSSLRTAHHRLSTLLLSTVPSPASDNSVSSVDPMQLGEGEAEAMEDERDSAVEKVEEKMRECFIRNKRAKKRPLSPSSAVVETSATEERSSRDYYYGQFDLDPNASKLRALDLIYQFHG; translated from the coding sequence ATGGGAAACAGAAAGCCAGTAGCTGAGCTGATAGCATCGCTGGAGCAAGCAACACTCATGTCTCATCAAATTGGAACCGCCGTGGAACGAAACCAGCTCCTTCAAATCTCCTCCTCTCTCCGCACAGCCCACCACCGCCTCTCCACCTTGCTCTTGTCCACCGTTCCATCGCCGGCATCTGATAACTCTGTCTCCTCCGTCGATCCGATGCAATTAGGGGAGGGCGAGGCTGAAGCGATGGAAGATGAGAGAGACTCGGCGGTGGAGAAGGTGGAGGAGAAGATGAGAGAGTGTTTTATAAGGAACAAGAGGGCCAAGAAGCGGCCACTGTCTCCGTCGTCTGCGGTGGTGGAGACTTCGGCGACAGAAGAGAGGAGTAGCCGTGATTATTATTACGGGCAGTTCGATTTGGacccaaatgcctccaagtTGAGAGCTTTGGATCTTATCTACCAATTCCATGGATGA
- the LOC106358392 gene encoding subtilisin-like protease SBT1.1, producing the protein MLFFPFCDNRPMMFIRSLLFLFFLFFTSNASSFKQTYVIHTVKTNTKDIVSSLLNSLQTDSNIQDDNDFALPEIHYIYENAMSGFSATLTDDQLETVKNSRGFISAYPDELLSLHTTHSHEFLGLEFGIRLWNETSLSSDVIIGLVDTGISPEHVSFRDTHMPPVPSRWRGSCDEGTNFSSSSCNKKIIGAGAYYKGYESIVGKINETTDFRSARDAQGHGTHTASTAAGDIVRKASYFGVAKGRFASGMRFSSRIAAYKACWALGCASTDVLAAIDRAILDGVDVISLSLGGSSRPFYVDPIAIAAFGAMQKNVFVSCSAGNSGPAKSTVSNGAPWLMTVAASYTDRTFPAIVRIGTGKKIVGSSLYKGRGFENLSLAFNTTAGGGSGAEFCIRNSLRRELVEGKIVICLRGAGGRTTKGEEVKQNGGVAMLLVSRVTEGEELLADPHVLPAVSIGYSDGVVLLKYIAGGGGTANATVASIGFRGTEYGARAPIVAAFSSRGPSVAGPEIVKPDISAPGLNILAGWSPFSSPSLLRSDQRRVQFNIISGTSMACPHVSGIAALIKSVHGDWSPAMIKSALLTTASTTDNRNQPIGDMGAGPNSAATAFDFGAGHVDPTRAVDPGLVYDLSTVDYLNYLCSLDYTSERILLFSGTNYTCPASPGDLNYPSFAVNLANGAKLKTVRSYRRTVTNVGSPACEYMAHVEEPKGVEVRVEPKVLKFQKVRERLSYTVTFAAEASRNSSSSFGALVWISDKHKVRSPLAVTWE; encoded by the exons ATGCTCTTCTTTCCCTTTTGCGATAACCGTCCCATGATGTTCATCAGATCATTACTCTtcctctttttccttttcttcacATCAAATGCTTCGTCCTTTAAACAAACCTACGTGATCCACACTGTCAAAACCAATACCAAAGACATCGTTTCTTCGCTTCTGAATTCACTCCAAACAGATAGTAATATCCAAGACGACAATGATTTTGCCCTCCCCGAGATCCACTATATTTACGAGAATGCAATGTCCGGTTTCTCCGCGACTCTCACCGACGACCAGCTCGAGACAGTGAAGAACTCACGAGGGTTTATCTCGGCGTATCCAGACGAGCTCCTGTCTCTACACACAACCCATTCTCACGAGTTTCTTGGTCTCGAGTTTGGGATCAGACTTTGGAACGAGACGAGTCTATCTTCCGACGTTATCATCGGCCTTGTGGACACAGGGATCTCGCCGGAGCACGTGAGCTTCCGAGACACGCACATGCCTCCAGTCCCGTCTAGATGGAGAGGTTCGTGCGATGAAGGCACAAACTTCTCTTCTTCGTCGTGTAACAAGAAGATCATTGGAGCTGGCGCGTATTACAAAGGCTACGAATCCATCGTTGGAAAAATCAACGAAACCACTGACTTCag GTCGGCACGAGATGCACAAGGACACGGGACGCATACGGCATCTACAGCTGCGGGAGACATTGTCCGGAAAGCGAGTTATTTCGGGGTAGCAAAAGGCCGTTTCGCTTCAGGAATGAGGTTTAGTTCGAGGATCGCTGCTTACAAAGCTTGTTGGGCGTTAGGTTGCGCCAGCACCGACGTATTGGCAGCCATTGACCGAGCCATCTTAGACGGTGTCGATGTGATCTCTCTCTCGCTAGGTGGTTCTTCACGTCCGTTCTACGTCGACCCTATCGCCATCGCTGCGTTTGGAGCGATGCAGAAGAACGTTTTCGTATCTTGCTCTGCTGGTAACTCGGGTCCAGCTAAATCCACAGTGAGTAACGGAGCCCCTTGGTTGATGACTGTTGCCGCTAGTTATACTGACAGAACGTTTCCGGCGATTGTCCGTATCGGGACCGGTAAAAAGATAGTTGGATCGTCCTTGTACAAAGGGAGAGGCTTTGAGAATCTGTCTTTAGCGTTTAACACAACGGCCGGAGGAGGAAGCGGGGCCGAGTTCTGTATTAGGAACTCGCTCAGGAGAGAACTTGTCGAGGGTAAAATCGTCATTTGCTTGAGAGGAGCCGGCGGCAGAACGACCAAGGGAGAAGAGGTGAAACAGAACGGCGGCGTAGCGATGCTTCTGGTGAGCAGAGTGACGGAAGGAGAGGAGCTCCTAGCTGATCCTCACGTTTTACCGGCGGTCTCTATCGGATATTCTGACGGAGTAGTCTTGCTGAAGTACATCGCCGGCGGAGGTGGTACGGCAAACGCCACCGTCGCATCAATTGGATTCAGAGGAACAGAGTACGGTGCGAGAGCTCCGATCGTCGCGGCGTTCTCATCCAGGGGACCTAGTGTCGCCGGGCCGGAAATAGTTAAACCGGACATTTCAGCGCCCGGTTTGAACATCCTAGCCGGTTGGTCGCCGTTCTCGAGCCCTAGCCTCCTAAGATCAGACCAGAGGCGCGTCCAGTTCAACATCATCTCTGGAACCTCCATGGCTTGTCCACACGTCAGCGGAATCGCCGCTCTAATCAAATCTGTTCACGGCGACTGGTCACCGGCGATGATTAAATCGGCGCTCTTGACGACGGCGAGTACAACGGACAACAGGAATCAACCGATCGGAGATATGGGCGCGGGACCCAATTCGGCGGCAACAGCTTTTGATTTTGGAGCTGGACACGTGGATCCAACCAGAGCGGTAGATCCAGGACTGGTATACGACCTCTCAACCGTCGACTATCTGAACTACTTGTGCAGCTTAGATTACACGAGCGAGAGGATACTCTTGTTCTCCGGCACCAACTACACGTGTCCTGCTAGTCCTGGTGATTTGAACTATCCGTCCTTCGCCGTTAACTTGGCCAATGGCGCGAAGTTGAAAACGGTGAGATCATATAGGAGGACCGTGACGAACGTTGGGTCGCCGGCGTGTGAGTATATGGCTCACGTTGAGGAACCAAAAGGTGTGGAGGTGAGGGTGGAGCCCAAGGTTCTAAAGTTCCAAAAGGTTCGTGAGAGGCTGAGTTATACGGTGACGTTCGCTGCAGAAGCATCAAGAAACTCATCTTCTTCATTTGGAGCTTTGGTTTGGATATCTGACAAGCACAAGGTCAGAAGCCCACTTGCGGTGACGTGGGAGTGA